A region of the Vibrio tubiashii genome:
CATTAACGACGATCTCATACATCCAGTACGGCATTTATATCAAAGTGTCATAACAAGGCAAGCCAATCAGTGATTCGGCGAGATAAGAGTTCTTAAATTCTCAATCTTGCTGTATTTCAAAATTGACAAAAAAAATGACGCAAACGGTTGCTTTTGGTGTTACATCACAAAAACAATTGCTATATAATGCGCTCGCATCAAAGAGGTGGAATCGGCATAGGTTTGAAAAACCTTCGGGAATAGCTTCGAAGGAAATACAGTAACCCACTGAATTTATTCCAATATCACCTTAATCAATTGCATAAGAGACCTAAGCGCATGAGAATTTTTCGTGGCTCCCCAGCTCTATCTGAATTTCGTGTTAACAAGCTTCTAGAGCTTTGTCGTGAACTAGGCCTACCTGTAACAGGTATTTACGCTGAGTTTGCACACTTTGCTGATCTAACGACAGACTTAGATGCGTCTGAAGTTGAGAAACTAGAAAAACTACTGACTTACGGTCCAACAATTGAAGAGCACGAGCCAGAAGGTCTTCTTCTGCTTGCTACTCCTCGTCCTGGCACTATCTCGCCTTGGTCTTCAAAATCGACTGACATTGCTAATAACTGTGGTCTAGATAAAGTGGTTCGTCTAGAGCGTGGTACGGCTTATTACATTGAAACGTCTGCTGAACTGACAGAGCTTCAATTAGTCGAGCTTAAAGCAATTCTTCACGACCGCATGATGGAAGTGGTTTTCACTGATTTTGAATCTGCACAAGCACTTTTCCAAGTGGCAGAGCCAGCACCAGTGGCGGATGTTGACCTACTTAAAGGCGGCCGCGCCGCGCTTGAAAACGCAAACGTTACCCTAGGCCTTGCACTTGCTGATGACGAAATCGAATACCTTTACGACGCGTTCGTCAACAAGCTAGATCGTAACCCAACAGACATCGAGCTGATGATGTTTGCACAGGCGAACTCGGAGCACTGTCGTCACAAGATCTTCAACGCAGACTGGACTATCGACGGCGTTAAGCAAGAGAAGTCTCTGTTCAAGATGATCAAAAACACATTTGAAACCACACCAGAAAACGTGCTGTCTGCTTACAAAGATAACGCAGCGGTAATGGTGGGTTCTGATGTAGGTCGTTTCTTCCCGAACCCAGAAACTCGCCAGTACGGTTACAACCAAGAGAAAGCACATATCCTAATGAAGGTGGAAACGCATAACCACCCAACGGCTATCTCTCCTTGGCCGGGCGCTTCAACAGGTTCTGGTGGTGAAATCCGCGACGAAGGCGCGACAGGTATTGGTGGTAAGCCAAAAGCTGGTCTAGTTGGTTTCACAACGTCTAACTTACGTATTCCAGGTTTTGAACAGCCATGGGAAACAGACTTCGGTAAGCCAGGTCGCATCGTTAACGCACTAGATATTATGCTAGAAGGCCCACTTGGTGGCGCGGCGTTCAACAACGAATTTGGTCGTCCAAATCTACTTGGTTACTTCCGTACTTACGAAGAAAAAGTGAACTCTCACGCTGGCGAAGAGGTTCGTGGTTACCACAAGCCAATCATGATTGCTGGAGGTATGGGTAACATCCGTGACGAGCACGTGCAGAAGAAAGAGATCCCAGTCGGTGCAAGCCTAATCGTTCTTGGTGGTCCTGCAATGAACATCGGTCTTGGTGGCGGTGCAGCGTCTTCAATGGCGTCTGGTCAATCAGCAGAAGATTTAGATTTTGCTTCAGTACAGCGTGAAAACCCAGAGATGGAGCGCCGCTGTCAGGAAGTGATCGACCGTTGTTGGCAGCTTGGTGAAGAGAACCCAATCGCATTCATCCACGATGTGGGCGCGGGCGGTATCTCTAACGCACTTCCAGAGCTTGTTGATGATGGCGAGCGTGGTGGTATCTTCCAACTGCGTGATGTACCAAACGACGAACCAGGCATGAGTCCACTTGAGATCTGGTGTAATGAATCTCAAGAGCGCTACGTAATGGCAGTCGCGCCAGAGAATATGGAAGTATTCGATGCGATCTGTAAGCGTGAACGCGCACCATACGCTGTAGTCGGTGTGGCAACGGAAGAGCGTGAACTGAAACTTGAAGATTCACACTTCGACAATACGCCAATCGACATGCCAATGGATGTACTTCTAGGCAAGACGCCTAAGATGCACCGTGATGCGAAGACGCTAAAAGCGAATAACCCTGCAGTTAACCGTGACGGCATTGAGTTAAATGAAGCAGCAGAGCGCGTTCTACGTCTACCAACGGTTGCAGAGAAAACATTCCTTATCACTATCGGTGACCGCACGGTGACTGGTCTAGTGGCGCGTGACCAAATGGTTGGTCCATGGCAGGTGCCAGTAGCAAACTGCGCAGTAACAGCAGCAAGCTACGACACTTACCACGGTGAAGCGATGTCGATGGGTGAGCGTACGCCAGTTGCTCTACTGGACTTCGGTGCTTCAGCTCGTCTAGCTGTTGGTGAAGCAATCACGAACATCGCAGCAACAAACATCGGTGATATCAAACACATTAAACTGTCTGCGAACTGGATGTCTCCAGCTGGTCACCCTGGTGAAGATGCCGGTCTTTACGAAGCGGTGAAAGCCGTAGGTGAAGAGCTATGTCCAGCACTTGGTCTAACAATCCCTGTGGGTAAAGACTCAATGTCGATGAAGACCAAGTGGGAAGAGAACGGCGAGCAGAAAGAAGTTACGTCTCCGCTATCTCTAATCATCACTGCGTTTGCACGTGTTGAAGATGTACGTAAGACAATCACACCACAGCTTCGTACAGACAAAGGCGATACTAGCCTTGTACTAATCGACCTAGGTAACGGTCAAAACCGTCTAGGTGCAACAGCACTGGCGCAGGTTTACAAGCAGCTTGGTGATAAGCCAGCAGACGTAGACAACGCAGCGCAGCTAAAAGGTTTCTACGAAGGCGTTCAGACTCTAGTTGCGAACGATCAAGTAGTGGCATACCACGATAAGGGTGATGGCGGTCTATTCGTTACTTTAGCTGAGATGGCATTTGCAGGTCACTGTGGTGTGAAAGCTGACATTGCTGACCTAGGTGAAGATGCTCTAGCTGCGCTATTTAACGAAGAGCTAGGTGCGGTACTTCAGGTTAAGAACGAAGATTTAGACGCTGTACTTTCAACGCTTGCAGCAAATGGCCTAGAAGCGTGTTCACACGTAATCGGCTCTGTCGAAGCGTCTGATGAGCTAGTGATTACTTCTGGTGAGACAGTGGTTCTAGAGCGTAACCGCACTGAACTACGCACTATCTGGGCGGAGACAACGCACAAGATGCAAGGTCTACGTGACAACCCAGCATGTGCTGACCAAGAGCATGAAGCGAAGAAAGACAACTCTGACCCAGGTTTGAACGTTAAGCTAAGCTTCGATGTGAACGAAGACATAGCAGCACCTTACATTGCGAAAGGTGCTAAGCCTAAGATGGCAATTCTGCGTGAGCAGGGTGTTAACTCTCACGTTGAGATGGCGGCGGCATTTGACCGTGCTGGCTTTGAAGCAACTGATATTCACATGAGCGACATCCTAACAGGTCAAGCGGTTCTAGAAGAGTACCAAGGCCTAGTGGCTTGTGGTGGTTTCTCTTACGGTGACGTACTAGGTGCGGGTGAAGGTTGGGCTAAATCTATCTTGTTCAACGAGCAAGCTCGTAATCAGTTCCAAGGCTTCTTCCAGCGTGAAGATACTTTCTCTCTAGGTGTGTGTAACGGCTGTCAGATGCTATCGAACCTGAAAGAGCTAATTCCAGGTGCAGAACTATGGCCACGATTCGTTCGTAACGAATCTGAGCGTTTTGAAGCTCGCTTCAGCCTAGTTGAAGTTCAGAAATCTGATTCTGTGTTCTTCGACGGCATGGCAGGTTCTCGTATGCCAATCGCAGTGTCTCACGGTGAAGGCCGCGTAGAAGTGCGTGATGCTGACCACCTAGCAGCGATTGAAGCTTCTGGTACGGTTGCGGTTCGTTACGTGGATAACCACGGTAACCCAACGCAGCAATACCCGAATAACCCGAACGGTTCACCAAACGCAATCACAGGTCTAACGACTCAAGATGGCCGTGTGACTATCATGATGCCACACCCTGAGCGTGTATTCCGCACTGTGGCGAATTCTTGGTCTCCAGAAGGTTGGGGCGAGAACGGTGCTTGGATGCGTATGTTCCAAAACGCACGTAAGAACATCGGCTAATTAAGCCGAGATTCGTTCTCTACACTGTAAATAGTAAAGCGCTGGTTGAGAGGCCAGCGCTTTCTTTGTTTAGAAGCGTGAAGCGGGAACGGGCTGCGCCCTATGGAACGCTGCACTTATGGATAGCGGGAACGGACTTCGTCCTATGGATCGCTTCGCTACGGAAGCTGACTACGTCCTCGAAATGTGAGGAAGTCATTCCATAGACCGAAGAATGAGGGAGTAGGGAATCTCTGTTAGTTTTCTACTCGTTTTGTGAGATCCCCAACTCGCTCGTGCCTCACTCTTGAGGATGACGTCATTCCTCGTTCTTAGGGGGGGGCAATAAATTATTAGTGCCTCATTTAAAGAAACTATTGGCAAACAGCCATTTTTTGCGCTCTAATACCGCGCTTGCCAAGGGATGGCTAAATCCCTCAATATTCCATTAGAATCCCTTAGGAAATGAAAATGTCGAACAACAAAAAATTTGCCATTCGTGTTACTGAAAAGCGTAACGGTTGGTGTGCAGAGATCACTCGCCAAGTGACTTCACGTAAAACGTCAGTATCAAAACGTGAAACTGGCTTTGAAACTGAATCAGCAGCACAAGAGTGGGCTGAAAAAGAGCTAGCAGGTTTTATTCAAAACCAAGCTCAACGTAATGAGCGTAAAGGCGAAGCACGTAAAGTTCGCATCGAACGTGAAGAGCGACTAGCTCAAGAAGCCGCTGAGAAGAAAGCACGTTACGAAGAAGCGAAACGCGCAGCTGCAGCGCAAGCTGAACTTGACGATGAAGATGATTTCTTCGAAGAAGAGTAATAAGTCGTCATTCAATAAAAAACCGCCAGCGAGGCGGTTTTTTTGTATCTAATCAACGACAGATTAGCGGAACTGGCCAGCTTCAGGTAAGAAATCAAATCCAGCAGAGGCCAACTTGGTTTCTAGCGCTGATTTATCAATGTCAAAGAAAGCCACAAGCTTGTCTAAATCACCGCCGAAGTCGTCGCGTAGCTTCATGTTGACGATGCTCATCAGCATGACAGGGTCCATGGTTTCAAAGTTGGCTAAGTTCATTACTTGTCCTCAAAATCTGAGATCAGCAAGTTTGCCGCCGCAAATGCCGCTTTTTCACGAGCCTCTTTAGGCAAAGACTCATCCGCAGCGATGTCGTTTAACGCTCTTACTGCGCATGAAATAGCTTGTGGGACATAGGCTTGATCGCCGCTTCCAATCTGTGCGTACAGTTCGCGCACTAATTCACAACAGCCGTATACTTGCATGGCTTATACTCCGATAAATGATAACTGCTCTCAAATATACACACTCAAATTGTGAAACTCAAAGTGTAAGCTTGTCCTAACGCAAAGCGTATGACGACGTGTTCAAAACCTAAGCAAAATTAATCAGTTTGCAGTTGTTGCTCTAGCTGGAAGGTGACCTCTGGGGCGAGCTGGAGTTGCTTTGCTAGCTCTTGAAGGTAAGCCTTTTCCATAAAGTTCTGCTCATCAACCACAATCAAAGAGGCAAGATACACCTCTGAGGCCTGCTGTGGTGATTGAGCAAGCCTTGCAATTTCGCTTGGGTCGAGTGGCTTGTTGAGCTCACTGTGAATCAATTGCTGAAGTTGGGTATTGGCCCCTGCTTGAGTAAGAGTTGATTCAATACGTTCCATTTCTTCATTATCGACGTGGCCATCAGCTTTTGCGGCGGCAATCATTGCTTTGATGATCAACTCGTCATGGATATTGTCATTTGAATTAAAGGTTTCTTGTGGAGATGAAGTAGACTGCTTGCCTTGATAGTCGTTGTAGACTTTGTAAGCTAAAGCGCCAAGCGCAGCGACGCCACCAATCTTTAGCGCGTTTTTGCCGACTTTTTTGCCCATCTTTTTACTCTTCTTCGAACCCATTAATAGGCTCACTAAGCCACCACCTACGGCTCCTGCACCTAAAGACTTTAGAGTGTTTGAATTGGATTGCTGCTTAAGCTGCTGTTGCCCTTTTTGGACAATGTCTGAGCTAAGGGCTTGATTGAGTAAGCTTTTAAGATCCATACGTTACCTCCGTCATTTTTGTCAGGATAAGGTAGCGAAGATGAATGGAGGATTAACAGTCGTAAACAAAAAAGACGAGCATGAGCTCGTCTTTGTATTTGATTGGGTTTAGCAGTGTATTAGTCTTCTGCGTGACCGTGGATTCCAAGCAGCTTACCATCGAGGTAGGCTTCTTTTTCATCTTTCATTACCAAGCGCTCTTCCACTAACCATTTTACCACCATAGGATAAATACGGTGTTCTTGAGTTTGAACACGTTCAGTCAGTGTCTCGACGGTATCTTCGTCAAAAATCGGCACTTTCGCTTGCAGAATCACAGGACCACCATCGAGTTGCTCTGTCACAAAGTGAACGCTAGTACCGTGTTCTTCATCACCAGCATGGATAGCACGTTGGTAAGTGTTCAATCCAGGGTATTTAGGCAATAGAGAAGGGTGGATGTTAATCATGCGTCCCATATAGTGACGAACGAATTCGCCACTTAAGATACGCATGTAACCCGCAAGCACGATGACATCAGGTTGATACTCATCGATCTGCTTCATCAACTCATGGTCAAAGGCATCACGAGTATCGAATGCTTTAGGATCAAGGAAATGTGCTGCTGAACCTGCTTTTTCTGCTCGTTCTAAAGCATAGACGCCTGCTTTGTTAGAGAATACGGCAGTGACTCGGCCACCTGTAATTTGGGTGTTACATGCGTCAATAATCGCCTGTAAGTTGGAGCCATTTCCTGAAACTAAAACAACAATACTCTTCATGCTTATTTGATCTCTACTTGTTCTTCGCCTGCTTCAGCGTTTGCGATTTCGCCAATTGCCCATGCATTCTCACCTTCGTCCTGAAGAAGCTTAACAGCAGCATCTGCTTGATCTTTTGGTAGAGCAATAACAAGGCCAACACCACAGTTAAATGTGCGGTACATTTCGTGAGTGGTTACGTTGCCTTTTTCTTGTAGCCATTTGAAGATAACAGGCCATTCCCAGCTGTTCCCATCAACAACGGCTTTAGTGCCTTGTGGAAGAACGCGTGGGATGTTTTCCCAGAAACCACCACCTGTGATGTGAGAGATTGCATGGATATCGTGCTTCTCAATCATCTTAAGTGCTGATTTGATGTAAATTTTTGTTGGTTCTAGTAGGTGCTCACCAATAGTGCGGCCTGCTAGTTCTTCGTTTTTGTCTGCGCCAGATACTTCAAGAATTTTACGGATCAACGAGTAACCGTTTGAGTGTGGCCCGCTTGAACCTACAGCGATAAGTGCATCACCAGCGGCAACTTTAGTGCCGTCGATAACGTCTTCTTTTTCAACAACACCAACACAGAAGCCAGCAACGTCGTAGTCTTCGCCTTCGTACATACCTGGCATTTCAGCCGTTTCACCACCGATTAGCGCACAGCCTGCTTGTACACAGCCGTCTGCGATACCAGATACTACGTCAGCAGCCGTATCGACATCGAGTTTGCCTGTTGCGTAGTAATCTAAGAAGAACAATGGCTCAGCGCCTTGTACGATTAGATCGTTTACACACATGGCAACAAGATCAACACCAATAGTGTCGTGCTTTTTCATATCCAGAGCTAAGCGCAGTTTAGTACCAACGCCGTCTGTACCTGAAACAAGAACTGGCTGCTTGTATTTAGTTGGCAGTTCGCATAGTGCGCCAAAACCACCAATACCACCCATTACCTCTGGGCGACGTGTGCGTTTTACAGCACCTTTAATACGGTCAACAAGCGCATTGCCTGCATCGATGTCAACGCCAGCGTCTTTGTAGCTAAGAGAAGTGTTATCAGCACTCACAGGGAAGTCCTCTGGTTTAAAGTTGGATATGAAAACGGCGCTATTCTACCAGTGGATAAACATAGATAGCAAACGTTTGCGCAAGTTTTTTCTTTTGTCATAGAACAAGAAATTGAGAACGAAATCGTTTATAATCTGAAGGTTTGTTTAAAAATCATCACATAAGCCGGAGATGGAAATGAAAGTTGTTGAAGTAAAACACCCTCTTGTTAAGCACAAACTTGGTCTAATGAGAGAAGGTGACATCAGCACTAAGCGCTTTCGCGAGCTAGCTACAGAAGTTGGTAGCCTGCTTACTTACGAAGCGACTGCAGACTTTGAAACAGAAAAAGTAACCATTGAAGGTTGGAATGGTCCAGTTGAAGTTGACCAAATTAAAGGTAAGAAGGTAACAGTTGTGCCAATCCTGCGTGCAGGTCTTGGTATGATGGACGGCGTTCTTGAGCATATGCCAAGTGCACGTATCAGTGTTGTTGGTATCTACCGTGATGAAGAAACACTAGAACCTGTTCCTTACTTCAACAAGCTAGCATCAAACATGGATGAGCGTATTGCGCTTGTTGTTGACCCAATGCTAGCGACTGGCGGTTCAATGATCGCAACAATCGATCTGCTTAAAGAGAAAGGCTGTAAGGCTATTAAAGTTCTTGTGCTTGTTGCTGCACCTGAAGGTATTGAAGCACTTGAAAAAGCACACCCAGATGTTGAGCTATTCACCGCTGCTATCGATGAGAAGCTAAACGACAAAGGCTACATCGTTCCTGGTCTTGGCGACGCAGGCGATAAGATCTTCGGTACAGTATAAGCTGAAGACGCTAAGTGAATGACAAGAGGAGCCGATTGGCTCCTTTTTTGTCTAAGAGCGGACTTCGTCCTTGAGAGCGCTCCGCTGCGAGATTGGGCTGTGCCCGCGGGAGTCTAGAACGGGCTTCGCCCTTCGAGATATGTTCGTGGTAAGTGAGTCGAAAATTGCAGGCAGTGATATTTTTCTTAGGATCTAATTGTCTGGATATAAAAGAAAAGGGTTGCACAGTGTGCCAACCCTTCAATATTTCTCGCTTCTCGCTATTTCTTCAAACTCAAAGTACCGCCAGAGCGTGGTTTGGCAGGGCGCTGTGATTTGTCACTGGCAGGCTTATAGAAAGTCTTACCTTTATTTGGCTTGGCTTTTGAGTCGCTTGAGTTGTTACCACTATTGCGGCCTTTCTTCGAGTTTGGTGCATGGCGGAACTCATCGGCGTTACGGCCTTTAAAAGTACGATTCTTCTGATTGCGACGTGCTTTAGAGTCTTGGTTCTCTTCGCGGCTATCAAACAGCTTGGCATCAGTCGCTTTGCGAATGCGTTTACCCTTGCTATCTACTTTAGATGCCTCTTCAGTGCCGCTAGAGTCTTCACACATTGCCAGAATCTCGGCTACTTCCGCATCTGTTAGGTAACGCCATTGTCCATTAGGAATCCCATCAAGCGAGATGTTCATAATGCGTACACGGCGAAGCTTGAAGACTTCATAGCCTAATGCTTCACACATACGACGGATTTGGCGGTTGAGACCTTGAGTAAGCACAATGCGGAACGAGAATTTAGTCTCTTTAGTCACAGTACAAGGAAGAGTGATGGTATCGAGGATATTCACCCCTGAAGACATCTGCTTAATAAACTCTTCAGTGATTGGCTTATCTACGCGAACCACGTACTCTTTTTCGTGGTTATTACCGGCGCGAAGAATCTTGTTTACGATATCGCCATCGTTGGTTAAGAAGATCAAACCGTCTGAAGGTTTGTCTAAGCGGCCAATAGGGAAAATACGTTTCTTGTGGCCAATGAAGTCAACGATATTACCCGGAATATCACGCTCTGTGGTACAGGTAATACCCGTCGGCTTATTGAGTGCGATGTAAACAGGTTTGTCAGTGGCAGCCGCGATTGGCTTATCATCAACTCGGACGTCATCACCTAGCTGAACCTTGGTACCCATTTCAGGTACTTTACCATTAATGGTGACACGGCCTTGCTCGATGAGGCGGTCAGCTTCACGGCGTGAGCAAAAACCTGTTTCGCTGATAAACTTATTGAGGCGTTTAGCGTTATCTTGTGACATGTTGTTCTCCTAACGTTTCACAACGGCGGTTTAAAGGTGTGCTGACCAATAAATCAGCACATAGAGGGCGCGCATTCTAGCACTGTGCTACGCGTTAACCCAGTCGTTTTTGGTGGCGTTCACGAGTTTCGATTTTTTTCTCGGCGCTTTTTCGCAGTAAGACGTACACGGCACCGGTGCCACCATGAAAGCGCTGAGCACTGTGAACACATTGCACCTCTTTAATTTGCATCAGCCATTGAGCGACAAAACTCTTCATCAGTGCTGGTGGGTTTGAACGTTCACCTTTGCCATGAACAATGACTACGGTACGAATATCCATCCGCATACATTGCTTTAAGAACTTAACCACTTCATCGCGTGCTTGTTCGAGCGTGCGCTTGTGTAAATCGAGTCTTGCTTGTATTGGGTATTTAGCAAGACGTAGCTTCTTGTACACACCGTCTTGGACGCCATCACGTTTGAACTCGATAATATCGTCAGGCTTTATCATCTCAGCATGATCGATGGACAGATATTCAGGGTCGTCTTCTGTTAACCAAATAGCTGCCTCACGCTTGGCAAGTTGTGCATCGGTTACCTGATGTTGTTTTTTATGTTCGGTCGTATCTTGCTGAAGAGGTTTTACATCGCCCATCATTTGTTGGAATAGGCTTAAGTCGTCATCTTGAGACATAGCTACATCTCAGAGTAGGAAATCAATATCAACATTATACCTGTGAAGGTAAGGGGGGGATCAAGAGTTTGCTAGATGAGAAATAAAAAACCGAAGCAGACAAGGTATCTACTTCGGTGCATAGCGAATGTCTATTCTATGAATAGGGCTAAGCGATTCTAGTGAGGAGATTTGTCGTTCATCACTTTGTAGATGAAGTAACCGCCGTAGAACAGCATTAGACCGAAGGCGCCAAAGATGACAATCATTGAAGATAGACCTACCGCATTACCAAATAGGAGATCAAGCCAAAAGTCCATAAATTCCTCCATGGAGACAAAGTGTGATGACAAGGGTTAAGGTAAACTGTGGTTAAATATGCAACACTGATCTGGATCAATTGTTGTTATTAGGTTGCGGATTTGTTCTTGTTGATGTGTTTTTGCTCACACTTTATTCGTGTTAGATGATGTTTTATACAAACGAACAATAAAATTGAAAAAGTTACTCAAAATGGCTTGCGTTAGAAATCAGAATCCGTAATATACGCCTTCGTTGACGGGCAATG
Encoded here:
- the purL gene encoding phosphoribosylformylglycinamidine synthase, translated to MRIFRGSPALSEFRVNKLLELCRELGLPVTGIYAEFAHFADLTTDLDASEVEKLEKLLTYGPTIEEHEPEGLLLLATPRPGTISPWSSKSTDIANNCGLDKVVRLERGTAYYIETSAELTELQLVELKAILHDRMMEVVFTDFESAQALFQVAEPAPVADVDLLKGGRAALENANVTLGLALADDEIEYLYDAFVNKLDRNPTDIELMMFAQANSEHCRHKIFNADWTIDGVKQEKSLFKMIKNTFETTPENVLSAYKDNAAVMVGSDVGRFFPNPETRQYGYNQEKAHILMKVETHNHPTAISPWPGASTGSGGEIRDEGATGIGGKPKAGLVGFTTSNLRIPGFEQPWETDFGKPGRIVNALDIMLEGPLGGAAFNNEFGRPNLLGYFRTYEEKVNSHAGEEVRGYHKPIMIAGGMGNIRDEHVQKKEIPVGASLIVLGGPAMNIGLGGGAASSMASGQSAEDLDFASVQRENPEMERRCQEVIDRCWQLGEENPIAFIHDVGAGGISNALPELVDDGERGGIFQLRDVPNDEPGMSPLEIWCNESQERYVMAVAPENMEVFDAICKRERAPYAVVGVATEERELKLEDSHFDNTPIDMPMDVLLGKTPKMHRDAKTLKANNPAVNRDGIELNEAAERVLRLPTVAEKTFLITIGDRTVTGLVARDQMVGPWQVPVANCAVTAASYDTYHGEAMSMGERTPVALLDFGASARLAVGEAITNIAATNIGDIKHIKLSANWMSPAGHPGEDAGLYEAVKAVGEELCPALGLTIPVGKDSMSMKTKWEENGEQKEVTSPLSLIITAFARVEDVRKTITPQLRTDKGDTSLVLIDLGNGQNRLGATALAQVYKQLGDKPADVDNAAQLKGFYEGVQTLVANDQVVAYHDKGDGGLFVTLAEMAFAGHCGVKADIADLGEDALAALFNEELGAVLQVKNEDLDAVLSTLAANGLEACSHVIGSVEASDELVITSGETVVLERNRTELRTIWAETTHKMQGLRDNPACADQEHEAKKDNSDPGLNVKLSFDVNEDIAAPYIAKGAKPKMAILREQGVNSHVEMAAAFDRAGFEATDIHMSDILTGQAVLEEYQGLVACGGFSYGDVLGAGEGWAKSILFNEQARNQFQGFFQREDTFSLGVCNGCQMLSNLKELIPGAELWPRFVRNESERFEARFSLVEVQKSDSVFFDGMAGSRMPIAVSHGEGRVEVRDADHLAAIEASGTVAVRYVDNHGNPTQQYPNNPNGSPNAITGLTTQDGRVTIMMPHPERVFRTVANSWSPEGWGENGAWMRMFQNARKNIG
- a CDS encoding DUF3622 domain-containing protein codes for the protein MSNNKKFAIRVTEKRNGWCAEITRQVTSRKTSVSKRETGFETESAAQEWAEKELAGFIQNQAQRNERKGEARKVRIEREERLAQEAAEKKARYEEAKRAAAAQAELDDEDDFFEEE
- a CDS encoding DUF4250 domain-containing protein — protein: MNLANFETMDPVMLMSIVNMKLRDDFGGDLDKLVAFFDIDKSALETKLASAGFDFLPEAGQFR
- a CDS encoding YaeP family protein, with translation MQVYGCCELVRELYAQIGSGDQAYVPQAISCAVRALNDIAADESLPKEAREKAAFAAANLLISDFEDK
- a CDS encoding tellurite resistance TerB family protein, whose amino-acid sequence is MDLKSLLNQALSSDIVQKGQQQLKQQSNSNTLKSLGAGAVGGGLVSLLMGSKKSKKMGKKVGKNALKIGGVAALGALAYKVYNDYQGKQSTSSPQETFNSNDNIHDELIIKAMIAAAKADGHVDNEEMERIESTLTQAGANTQLQQLIHSELNKPLDPSEIARLAQSPQQASEVYLASLIVVDEQNFMEKAYLQELAKQLQLAPEVTFQLEQQLQTD
- the purN gene encoding phosphoribosylglycinamide formyltransferase, encoding MKSIVVLVSGNGSNLQAIIDACNTQITGGRVTAVFSNKAGVYALERAEKAGSAAHFLDPKAFDTRDAFDHELMKQIDEYQPDVIVLAGYMRILSGEFVRHYMGRMINIHPSLLPKYPGLNTYQRAIHAGDEEHGTSVHFVTEQLDGGPVILQAKVPIFDEDTVETLTERVQTQEHRIYPMVVKWLVEERLVMKDEKEAYLDGKLLGIHGHAED
- the purM gene encoding phosphoribosylformylglycinamidine cyclo-ligase; translated protein: MSADNTSLSYKDAGVDIDAGNALVDRIKGAVKRTRRPEVMGGIGGFGALCELPTKYKQPVLVSGTDGVGTKLRLALDMKKHDTIGVDLVAMCVNDLIVQGAEPLFFLDYYATGKLDVDTAADVVSGIADGCVQAGCALIGGETAEMPGMYEGEDYDVAGFCVGVVEKEDVIDGTKVAAGDALIAVGSSGPHSNGYSLIRKILEVSGADKNEELAGRTIGEHLLEPTKIYIKSALKMIEKHDIHAISHITGGGFWENIPRVLPQGTKAVVDGNSWEWPVIFKWLQEKGNVTTHEMYRTFNCGVGLVIALPKDQADAAVKLLQDEGENAWAIGEIANAEAGEEQVEIK
- the upp gene encoding uracil phosphoribosyltransferase is translated as MKVVEVKHPLVKHKLGLMREGDISTKRFRELATEVGSLLTYEATADFETEKVTIEGWNGPVEVDQIKGKKVTVVPILRAGLGMMDGVLEHMPSARISVVGIYRDEETLEPVPYFNKLASNMDERIALVVDPMLATGGSMIATIDLLKEKGCKAIKVLVLVAAPEGIEALEKAHPDVELFTAAIDEKLNDKGYIVPGLGDAGDKIFGTV
- the rluF gene encoding 23S rRNA pseudouridine(2604) synthase RluF — protein: MSQDNAKRLNKFISETGFCSRREADRLIEQGRVTINGKVPEMGTKVQLGDDVRVDDKPIAAATDKPVYIALNKPTGITCTTERDIPGNIVDFIGHKKRIFPIGRLDKPSDGLIFLTNDGDIVNKILRAGNNHEKEYVVRVDKPITEEFIKQMSSGVNILDTITLPCTVTKETKFSFRIVLTQGLNRQIRRMCEALGYEVFKLRRVRIMNISLDGIPNGQWRYLTDAEVAEILAMCEDSSGTEEASKVDSKGKRIRKATDAKLFDSREENQDSKARRNQKNRTFKGRNADEFRHAPNSKKGRNSGNNSSDSKAKPNKGKTFYKPASDKSQRPAKPRSGGTLSLKK
- the smrA gene encoding DNA endonuclease SmrA, producing the protein MSQDDDLSLFQQMMGDVKPLQQDTTEHKKQHQVTDAQLAKREAAIWLTEDDPEYLSIDHAEMIKPDDIIEFKRDGVQDGVYKKLRLAKYPIQARLDLHKRTLEQARDEVVKFLKQCMRMDIRTVVIVHGKGERSNPPALMKSFVAQWLMQIKEVQCVHSAQRFHGGTGAVYVLLRKSAEKKIETRERHQKRLG
- a CDS encoding DUF3149 domain-containing protein, which codes for MDFWLDLLFGNAVGLSSMIVIFGAFGLMLFYGGYFIYKVMNDKSPH